One window from the genome of Pseudomonas frederiksbergensis encodes:
- the kdgD gene encoding 5-dehydro-4-deoxyglucarate dehydratase: MNPQELKSILSSGLLSFPVTDFTANGDFNRDSYIKRLEWLAPYGASALFAAGGTGEFFSLAASEYSQVIKTAVDTCATSVPILAGVGGATRQAIEYAQEAERLGAKGLLLLPHYLTEASQDGVAAHVEAVCKSVKIGVVVYNRNVCRLNAVQLEQLAERCPNLIGYKDGLGDIELMVSIRRRLGDRFSYLGGLPTAEVYAAAYKALGVPVYSSAVFNFIPKTAMDFYHAIARDDHDTVGKIIDDFFLPYLDIRNRKAGYAVSIVKAGAKIVGYDAGPVRTPLTDLLPEEYEALAALIDKQGKQ; the protein is encoded by the coding sequence ATGAATCCACAAGAACTGAAGTCCATCCTCTCGTCTGGCCTGCTGTCGTTCCCGGTCACCGATTTCACTGCCAATGGCGATTTCAATCGCGACAGCTACATCAAGCGCCTCGAGTGGCTGGCCCCGTACGGCGCCTCTGCACTGTTCGCAGCGGGCGGCACCGGTGAATTTTTCTCCCTGGCCGCCAGTGAGTATTCGCAAGTCATCAAGACTGCCGTCGATACCTGCGCCACCAGCGTGCCAATCCTCGCCGGTGTCGGCGGTGCGACCCGCCAGGCCATCGAATACGCGCAAGAAGCCGAGCGCCTGGGCGCCAAGGGCCTGTTGCTGCTGCCGCACTACCTGACCGAAGCCAGCCAGGACGGCGTTGCCGCCCACGTTGAAGCCGTGTGCAAATCGGTGAAAATCGGCGTGGTGGTGTACAACCGCAACGTTTGCCGTCTGAACGCTGTCCAGTTGGAACAACTGGCCGAGCGCTGCCCGAACCTGATCGGCTACAAGGACGGCCTGGGCGACATCGAACTGATGGTGTCGATCCGTCGTCGCCTCGGCGATCGTTTCAGCTACCTGGGTGGCCTGCCGACCGCTGAAGTCTACGCCGCGGCCTACAAGGCCCTGGGCGTGCCGGTCTACTCCTCGGCGGTGTTCAACTTCATCCCGAAAACCGCGATGGACTTCTACCACGCCATTGCCCGTGACGATCACGACACCGTCGGCAAGATCATCGACGACTTCTTCCTGCCGTACCTGGACATTCGCAACCGCAAGGCCGGTTATGCAGTGAGCATCGTCAAGGCCGGCGCGAAGATCGTTGGCTATGACGCAGGCCCTGTGCGCACGCCGCTGACCGACCTGCTGCCAGAAGAATACGAAGCCCTCGCCGCGCTGATCGACAAGCAAGGCAAGCAGTAA
- a CDS encoding aldehyde dehydrogenase family protein, whose product MADAKRFDNYINGQWVAGADYCTNINPSDLSDVIGEYAKADAAQVNAAIEAARAAFPAWSTSGIQARHDALDKVGTEILARREELGQLLAREEGKTLPEAIGEVTRAGNIFKFFAGECLRLSGDYVPSVRPGVNVEVTREALGVVGLITPWNFPIAIPAWKIAPALAYGNCVVIKPAELVPGCAWALAEIISRAGFPAGAFNLVMGSGRVVGDILVNSPKVDGISFTGSVGVGRQIAVNCVSRQAKVQLEMGGKNPQIILDDADLKQAVELAVQSAFYSTGQRCTASSRLIVTAGIHDKFVAAMAERMQSIKVGHALKAGTDIGPVVSEAQLNQDLKYIDIGQSEGARLVSGGGLVTCDTEGYFLAPTLFADSEASMRISREEIFGPVANVVRVADYEAALAMANDTEFGLSAGIATTSLKYANHFKRHSQAGMVMVNLPTAGVDYHVPFGGRKGSSYGSREQGRYAQEFYTVVKTSYIGS is encoded by the coding sequence GTGGCAGATGCAAAGCGTTTCGATAACTACATCAACGGTCAGTGGGTGGCCGGTGCCGACTATTGCACCAACATCAACCCGTCTGACTTGTCCGATGTCATCGGTGAATACGCCAAGGCTGACGCAGCGCAGGTCAACGCCGCCATCGAAGCCGCCCGCGCCGCGTTCCCGGCCTGGTCGACCTCCGGCATCCAGGCGCGTCACGATGCGCTGGACAAAGTCGGCACCGAGATCCTCGCCCGCCGTGAAGAACTCGGCCAACTGCTGGCCCGGGAAGAGGGCAAGACCCTGCCTGAAGCCATCGGCGAAGTGACTCGCGCCGGCAACATTTTCAAATTCTTCGCCGGTGAATGCCTGCGTCTGTCGGGCGACTACGTGCCCTCGGTGCGCCCGGGCGTCAACGTCGAAGTGACCCGCGAAGCCCTCGGTGTGGTTGGCCTGATCACCCCGTGGAACTTCCCGATTGCCATTCCCGCGTGGAAAATCGCCCCGGCCCTGGCCTACGGCAACTGCGTGGTGATCAAGCCCGCCGAGCTGGTGCCGGGTTGCGCCTGGGCCCTGGCCGAGATCATTTCCCGCGCCGGTTTCCCGGCCGGTGCGTTCAACCTGGTAATGGGCAGCGGCCGCGTGGTCGGCGACATCCTGGTCAACAGCCCGAAAGTCGACGGCATCAGCTTCACCGGTTCGGTGGGCGTGGGTCGGCAGATCGCGGTCAACTGCGTGTCGCGCCAGGCCAAGGTGCAGTTGGAAATGGGCGGCAAGAACCCGCAAATCATCCTCGACGACGCCGACCTCAAGCAGGCCGTCGAACTGGCCGTGCAGAGCGCGTTCTACTCCACCGGTCAGCGCTGCACGGCGTCGAGCCGCCTGATCGTCACGGCTGGCATCCACGACAAGTTCGTCGCGGCCATGGCCGAGCGCATGCAATCGATCAAGGTCGGCCATGCGTTGAAGGCCGGCACCGACATCGGCCCGGTGGTGTCCGAAGCCCAGCTCAACCAGGACTTGAAGTACATCGACATCGGCCAGAGCGAAGGTGCGCGGCTGGTCAGCGGTGGTGGTTTAGTGACGTGCGACACCGAAGGTTACTTCCTGGCCCCGACGCTGTTTGCCGACAGCGAAGCTTCGATGCGCATCAGCCGCGAAGAGATCTTCGGCCCGGTGGCCAACGTCGTGCGCGTGGCGGACTACGAGGCGGCGCTGGCGATGGCCAACGACACCGAGTTCGGCTTGTCGGCCGGTATCGCCACCACGTCGTTGAAGTACGCCAACCACTTCAAGCGCCATTCGCAGGCGGGCATGGTGATGGTCAACCTGCCAACCGCCGGCGTGGATTACCACGTGCCGTTCGGCGGGCGCAAAGGGTCGTCCTACGGTTCGCGTGAGCAAGGCCGCTACGCGCAAGAGTTTTACACCGTGGTGAAGACCTCCTACATCGGTTCGTAA
- a CDS encoding MFS transporter has translation MQETKPTHVRYLILLMLFLVTTINYADRATIAIAGSSLQKDLGIDAVTLGYIFSAFGWAYVAGQIPGGWLLDRFGSKKIYALSIFTWSLFTVLQGYVGEFGMSTAVVALFMLRFLVGLAEAPSFPGNARIVAAWFPTAERGTASAIFNSAQYFATVLFAPLMGWIVYRFGWQHVFIVMGVIGIVFSLVWLKVIYSPRQHPMINEAEFNHIASNGAMVDMDQDKGKEKKADGPKWDYIRQLLTNRMMLGVYLGQYCINGITYFFLTWFPVYLVQERGMTILKAGFIASLPAICGFIGGVLGGVISDYLLRKGHSLTFARKAPIIAGLLVSSSIVACNYVDIEWMVVGFMALAFFGKGVGALGWAVVSDTSPKQIAGLSGGLFNTFGNLASITTPIVIGYIISSTGSFKWALVFVGCNALMAVFSYLVIVGPIKRVVLKEPAAKEADLSSLSEAKS, from the coding sequence ATGCAAGAGACCAAGCCGACGCACGTCCGCTATTTGATCCTGCTCATGCTGTTTTTGGTGACGACGATCAACTATGCCGACCGTGCGACTATCGCCATCGCTGGTTCCAGCCTGCAAAAAGACCTCGGCATCGACGCCGTCACCCTCGGTTATATTTTCTCTGCCTTCGGCTGGGCCTACGTCGCCGGGCAGATTCCGGGCGGCTGGCTGCTCGACCGTTTCGGGTCGAAGAAAATCTATGCCTTGAGCATTTTCACCTGGTCGCTGTTCACCGTGCTGCAGGGTTATGTCGGTGAGTTCGGAATGTCCACCGCCGTGGTCGCGCTGTTCATGCTGCGCTTCTTGGTCGGGCTGGCCGAAGCGCCTTCGTTCCCGGGCAACGCGCGGATCGTCGCCGCCTGGTTCCCCACCGCGGAACGCGGCACCGCGTCGGCGATCTTCAACTCGGCGCAGTATTTCGCCACCGTATTGTTCGCACCGCTGATGGGCTGGATCGTCTACCGCTTTGGCTGGCAGCACGTATTCATCGTCATGGGCGTGATCGGCATCGTGTTCTCGCTGGTCTGGCTGAAGGTGATCTACAGCCCCCGTCAACACCCGATGATCAACGAGGCCGAGTTCAATCACATCGCGTCCAACGGCGCGATGGTCGACATGGACCAGGACAAGGGCAAGGAAAAGAAAGCCGACGGTCCGAAGTGGGACTACATCCGCCAATTGCTGACCAACCGCATGATGCTCGGTGTCTACCTGGGCCAGTACTGCATCAACGGCATCACTTACTTCTTCCTGACCTGGTTCCCGGTGTACCTGGTCCAGGAGCGCGGCATGACCATCCTCAAGGCCGGTTTCATCGCGTCCTTGCCGGCGATCTGCGGCTTCATCGGCGGCGTGCTCGGTGGGGTGATTTCCGACTACCTGCTGCGCAAGGGCCACTCGCTGACCTTCGCCCGCAAGGCGCCGATCATCGCCGGCCTGCTGGTATCCAGCAGCATCGTGGCGTGCAACTACGTGGACATCGAATGGATGGTGGTGGGCTTCATGGCCCTGGCGTTCTTCGGCAAAGGCGTTGGTGCACTGGGCTGGGCCGTGGTCTCCGATACCTCGCCAAAACAGATCGCTGGCTTGAGCGGCGGCCTGTTCAACACTTTCGGTAACCTGGCGTCGATCACCACGCCAATCGTCATCGGCTACATCATCAGCTCCACCGGCTCGTTCAAATGGGCGCTGGTGTTTGTCGGTTGCAACGCGTTGATGGCGGTGTTCAGCTATCTGGTCATCGTCGGCCCGATCAAGCGTGTGGTGCTCAAGGAACCAGCGGCCAAAGAAGCCGATCTTTCCAGCCTGTCTGAAGCCAAATCCTGA
- the garD gene encoding galactarate dehydratase has product MQLIEHADSPRYIRLHERDNVVIVVNDQGVPAGTEFPDGLVTVDFVPQSHKVTLVDIPEGGEVIRYGQVIGYALQPIPRGSWVKEDQLRMPTAPPLDSLPLSTDVPAADAPLEGYTFEGYRNADGTVGTRNILGITTTVQCVTGVLDHAVKRIKDELLPKYPNVDDVVALTHSYGCGVAITATDAYIPIRTVRNLARNPNLGGEALVISLGCEKLQAGQVMHEGDSSVDLSEPWLYRLQDSSHGFTEMIEQIMELAETRLKKLDQRRRETVPASELILGMQCGGSDAFSGITANPALGYASDLLLRAGATVMFSEVTEVRDAIYLLTSRAQTQEIAQELVREMDWYDRYLAKGEADRSANTTPGNKKGGLSNIVEKSLGSIVKSGSSAINGVLGPGERFKQKGLIFCATPASDFVCGTLQLAAGMNLHVFTTGRGTPYGLAMAPVVKVSTRTELAQRWPDLIDIDAGRIATGRATIEELGWELFHYYLDVASGKKQTWAERHKLFNDITLFNPAPIT; this is encoded by the coding sequence ATGCAATTGATTGAACATGCCGATTCGCCCCGTTACATCCGCCTGCATGAGCGGGACAACGTGGTGATTGTTGTCAACGACCAGGGCGTACCGGCCGGGACCGAATTCCCGGACGGGCTGGTCACCGTCGACTTCGTGCCGCAAAGCCACAAAGTCACCCTGGTGGACATTCCCGAGGGCGGCGAGGTGATTCGCTACGGCCAGGTCATTGGCTACGCGCTGCAACCGATCCCTCGTGGCAGTTGGGTCAAGGAAGACCAGCTGCGCATGCCCACCGCGCCGCCGCTGGACAGCCTGCCGCTGTCCACCGATGTGCCGGCGGCCGATGCGCCGTTGGAGGGCTACACCTTCGAGGGCTACCGCAACGCCGACGGCACCGTCGGAACGCGCAACATCCTGGGGATCACCACCACGGTGCAGTGCGTCACCGGTGTTTTGGACCATGCGGTCAAGCGCATCAAGGACGAGCTGCTGCCCAAGTACCCGAACGTCGATGACGTGGTGGCGCTGACCCACAGCTATGGTTGTGGCGTGGCGATCACTGCCACCGACGCCTACATTCCGATCCGCACTGTGCGCAACCTGGCGCGCAACCCGAACCTGGGGGGCGAGGCGCTGGTGATCAGCCTGGGCTGCGAGAAATTGCAGGCCGGGCAGGTGATGCATGAAGGCGACAGCTCGGTGGACCTCAGCGAGCCCTGGTTGTATCGCTTGCAGGATTCCAGCCACGGCTTCACGGAAATGATCGAGCAGATCATGGAACTGGCCGAGACGCGCCTGAAGAAACTCGACCAGCGCCGCCGCGAAACCGTGCCGGCCTCGGAGCTGATCCTGGGCATGCAGTGCGGCGGCAGCGATGCGTTTTCCGGCATCACCGCCAACCCGGCGTTGGGTTATGCCTCGGACCTGTTGCTGCGGGCGGGGGCGACGGTGATGTTTTCCGAAGTCACCGAAGTGCGCGATGCGATCTACCTGCTGACTTCCCGTGCGCAAACCCAGGAAATCGCCCAGGAACTGGTGCGCGAAATGGACTGGTACGACCGTTACCTGGCCAAGGGCGAAGCCGATCGCAGTGCCAATACCACGCCGGGCAACAAGAAGGGTGGGTTGTCGAACATCGTCGAGAAGTCCCTGGGATCGATCGTCAAGTCCGGCAGCAGCGCCATCAACGGCGTGCTTGGCCCGGGCGAGCGTTTCAAGCAAAAGGGCCTGATCTTCTGCGCCACGCCGGCGAGTGATTTTGTCTGCGGCACGCTGCAATTGGCGGCGGGGATGAACCTGCACGTGTTCACCACGGGTCGAGGCACGCCGTACGGCCTGGCGATGGCGCCAGTGGTGAAGGTCTCGACCCGTACCGAACTGGCCCAGCGCTGGCCGGACCTGATCGACATCGACGCCGGTCGGATCGCCACCGGGCGTGCAACCATCGAAGAGTTGGGCTGGGAGCTGTTCCACTATTACCTGGATGTGGCCAGCGGCAAAAAGCAGACCTGGGCCGAGCGGCACAAGCTGTTCAACGACATCACGTTGTTCAACCCGGCGCCGATTACCTGA
- a CDS encoding AEC family transporter, with amino-acid sequence MLAIFLETLNVTAPVFAMLFLGTLLKRIYWINDNFIHIASSLVFNVTMPALLFLGILHADLHAALQPDLLIYFSIATLVSFAMAWGWAIWRCPREDRGIYTQGAFRGNNGVIGLALAASMYGDYGISLGSILAALVILFYNTLSTIVLAVYSPVIKSDPWSICKSVISNPLIISVIAAAPFAYWQIGLPNWFETSARYLSQMTLPLALICIGGTLSLAALRKSGKMALSSSLVKMVGLPLVTTLGAWLWGFRGAELGILFLYFGSPTAAASYVMARAADGNHELAAAIIVITTLMAAITTNLGIFVLQWGGWI; translated from the coding sequence ATGCTGGCAATTTTCCTCGAAACCCTGAACGTCACCGCGCCGGTGTTTGCCATGCTGTTCCTGGGGACGTTGCTCAAGCGTATCTATTGGATCAATGACAATTTCATCCACATCGCCTCGTCGCTGGTGTTCAACGTCACCATGCCGGCGCTGTTGTTCCTCGGGATCCTGCATGCCGACCTGCATGCGGCGTTGCAACCGGACCTGCTGATCTATTTCTCCATCGCGACCCTGGTGAGCTTTGCGATGGCCTGGGGCTGGGCGATCTGGCGTTGCCCGCGGGAAGATCGCGGCATCTACACCCAGGGTGCGTTTCGCGGCAATAACGGCGTGATCGGCCTGGCACTGGCCGCGAGCATGTACGGCGACTATGGGATTTCCCTGGGATCGATTCTCGCGGCGCTGGTGATCCTGTTCTACAACACCTTGTCGACCATCGTCTTGGCGGTCTACAGCCCGGTGATCAAGTCCGACCCATGGAGCATCTGCAAAAGCGTGATCAGCAATCCGCTGATCATCAGCGTGATCGCCGCCGCGCCGTTCGCCTATTGGCAGATAGGCCTGCCAAACTGGTTCGAGACCTCGGCCAGGTACCTGTCGCAAATGACCTTGCCCCTGGCGCTGATCTGCATCGGCGGCACGCTGTCGCTGGCGGCCTTGCGCAAGAGCGGCAAGATGGCCCTGAGTTCGAGCCTGGTGAAGATGGTCGGCTTGCCGCTGGTGACCACGCTAGGCGCATGGCTGTGGGGCTTTCGCGGGGCTGAGCTGGGGATCCTGTTCCTGTACTTCGGCAGCCCTACCGCCGCCGCCAGTTATGTCATGGCCCGGGCAGCCGATGGCAACCATGAACTGGCGGCGGCGATCATCGTCATCACCACCCTGATGGCGGCGATTACCACTAACCTGGGGATCTTTGTGTTGCAGTGGGGTGGGTGGATCTAG
- a CDS encoding carboxymuconolactone decarboxylase family protein, with the protein MTDTPKTGLDMRRQVMGDAFVDRALGNATEFTQPLQDFVNEHAWGSVWSREGLPLKTRSLITLAALTALKCPQELKGHVRGALNNGCTVEEIREALLHCAVYAGVPAAIDAFRAAQEVIDSYQKAE; encoded by the coding sequence ATGACCGACACTCCAAAGACCGGCCTGGACATGCGTCGCCAGGTCATGGGCGACGCGTTCGTCGACCGCGCCCTGGGCAACGCCACCGAATTCACCCAGCCGTTGCAGGACTTCGTCAACGAACACGCCTGGGGCAGCGTCTGGAGCCGCGAGGGGCTGCCGCTGAAGACTCGCAGCCTGATCACCCTCGCCGCCCTCACCGCCCTCAAGTGCCCGCAGGAACTCAAGGGCCACGTGCGCGGCGCGCTGAACAATGGCTGCACCGTGGAAGAGATTCGCGAGGCGTTGCTGCATTGCGCGGTGTATGCGGGGGTGCCGGCGGCGATCGATGCGTTTCGGGCGGCGCAGGAAGTGATCGATAGTTACCAGAAAGCCGAGTAA
- a CDS encoding calcium/sodium antiporter, with protein MIELFGALLLLIAGAELLVRAAVGLAARLQVRPLIIGLTVVAFGSSAPQMAVSLQATLAQNADIAVGSVIGSSIFNILVTLGLSALIIPLRVSRQLVRLDIPLMIGASLLVFVLAWNEELTRLDGVLLLMALAVYLGLLLRQSRHSARPHPVGGDVAHMPWFKSVLMIAAGLTMLIFAGHLLLGAAVEVATDLGLSERIIGLTIVAVSTSLPELATSLIAALRGQRDIAVGNVIGSNLFNLLGVLGVTALAAPTPLSVSPNALDFDLPVMLGVAVLCLPVFYSGYRVTRAEGLLLLGLYTAYGLHVVSFTTGMPLAGQLERLMLFYVLPALLAFLLFTSLRAWRRQHHKRDLP; from the coding sequence CTGATCGAACTGTTCGGTGCCCTGCTGTTGCTGATCGCAGGCGCCGAACTGCTGGTGCGCGCCGCCGTCGGCCTGGCGGCACGCTTGCAGGTCCGCCCCTTGATCATCGGCCTGACCGTCGTCGCGTTCGGCAGCAGCGCGCCGCAAATGGCCGTCAGCCTGCAGGCGACCCTGGCGCAGAACGCCGACATCGCCGTGGGCAGCGTGATCGGCAGCAGCATCTTCAACATCCTCGTCACCCTCGGGCTGTCGGCGCTGATCATTCCGCTGCGCGTCTCGCGCCAATTGGTGCGGTTGGACATCCCGCTGATGATCGGCGCCAGCCTGCTGGTGTTCGTGCTGGCCTGGAACGAGGAACTGACCCGACTCGACGGCGTCCTGCTGCTGATGGCCCTGGCGGTGTACCTGGGCTTGTTGCTGCGTCAGTCACGGCATTCGGCGCGACCGCACCCGGTGGGGGGCGACGTGGCCCACATGCCCTGGTTCAAGAGTGTGCTGATGATTGCGGCGGGCCTGACAATGCTGATTTTCGCCGGCCACCTGTTGCTGGGTGCGGCGGTGGAAGTGGCCACGGACCTGGGCTTGTCGGAGCGCATCATCGGCCTGACCATCGTCGCCGTCAGCACCTCGCTGCCGGAGCTCGCCACATCGCTGATCGCCGCCCTGCGCGGCCAGCGGGATATCGCCGTGGGCAACGTGATCGGCAGCAACCTGTTCAACCTGCTGGGCGTGCTCGGCGTGACCGCCCTCGCCGCACCCACACCCCTGTCGGTCTCGCCCAATGCCCTGGATTTCGACCTGCCGGTGATGCTCGGCGTGGCGGTGCTGTGCCTGCCGGTGTTCTATTCCGGCTACCGCGTCACCCGCGCCGAAGGCTTGCTGTTGCTGGGCTTGTACACGGCCTACGGGCTGCACGTGGTGTCGTTCACGACCGGCATGCCATTGGCCGGCCAGCTTGAACGGCTGATGTTGTTCTACGTGCTCCCGGCGCTGCTCGCGTTCTTGCTGTTCACCTCCCTGCGCGCCTGGCGCCGCCAACATCACAAGAGGGATTTGCCATGA
- a CDS encoding septal ring lytic transglycosylase RlpA family protein: MKRLLGACALLSLLAGCASQSGTVDPHGYDQTGVASYYGARHHGKRTASGERFDQHGLTAAHRQLPFGTRVKVTNLKNNDSVVVRINDRGPYTRGRLIDVSREAAEQLGMLRSGTARVRVQALDD; the protein is encoded by the coding sequence ATGAAGCGTCTCCTCGGCGCCTGCGCCCTGCTGTCCCTGCTGGCCGGTTGCGCCAGCCAGAGCGGGACGGTCGATCCACACGGCTACGACCAGACGGGCGTCGCCTCCTATTACGGCGCAAGGCACCATGGCAAGCGCACTGCCAGCGGCGAGCGTTTCGACCAGCATGGCCTGACCGCCGCCCATCGCCAGCTGCCATTCGGCACCCGGGTGAAAGTCACCAACTTGAAAAACAACGACAGCGTCGTGGTCCGCATCAACGACCGTGGCCCGTATACTCGTGGCCGTTTGATCGACGTGTCCCGTGAAGCCGCCGAGCAACTGGGCATGTTGCGCAGCGGTACCGCACGGGTGCGCGTGCAAGCCCTCGACGACTGA
- the gatB gene encoding Asp-tRNA(Asn)/Glu-tRNA(Gln) amidotransferase subunit GatB: protein MQWEVVIGLEIHTQLTTRSKIFSGSSTTFGSEPNTQASLVDLGMPGVLPVLNAEAVRMAVMFGLAIDAEIGQHNVFARKNYFYPDLPKGYQISQMELPIVGKGHLDIALEDGTVKRVGITRAHLEEDAGKSLHEEFNGATGIDLNRAGTPLLEIVSEPDMRSAKEAVAYVKAIHALVRYLGICDGNMAEGSLRCDCNVSIRPKGQVEFGTRCEIKNVNSFRFIEKAINSEIQRQIELIEDGGKVIQQTRLYDPNKDETRPMRSKEEANDYRYFPDPDLLPVVIENSFLDEVRATLPELPPQKRERFQAQFGLSSYDANVLATSREQADYFEKVVSIGGDAKLAANWVMVELGSLLNKQGLEIDESPVSAEQLGGMLLRIKDNTISGKIAKMVFEAMANGEGSADEIIEKRGLKQVTDTGAISAVLDEMLAANAEQVEQYRAADEAKRGKMFGFFVGQAMKASKGKANPQQVNELLKSKLEG from the coding sequence ATGCAATGGGAAGTCGTGATCGGGCTGGAGATTCATACCCAGCTCACCACCCGGTCGAAAATCTTTTCCGGTAGCTCGACCACTTTCGGTTCCGAGCCCAACACCCAGGCCAGCCTCGTTGACCTGGGCATGCCCGGCGTGCTGCCGGTGCTCAATGCCGAAGCGGTGCGCATGGCGGTGATGTTCGGCCTGGCGATTGACGCCGAGATCGGCCAGCACAACGTGTTCGCCCGCAAGAACTACTTCTACCCGGACCTGCCCAAGGGCTACCAGATCAGCCAGATGGAATTGCCGATCGTCGGCAAGGGCCACCTGGACATCGCCCTGGAAGACGGCACGGTCAAGCGCGTCGGCATCACCCGCGCGCACCTGGAAGAAGACGCCGGCAAGAGCCTGCATGAAGAGTTCAACGGTGCCACCGGCATCGACCTGAACCGTGCCGGCACGCCGTTGCTGGAAATCGTCTCCGAGCCGGACATGCGCAGCGCCAAGGAAGCCGTGGCCTACGTCAAGGCGATCCATGCATTGGTGCGCTACCTGGGCATCTGCGACGGCAACATGGCCGAAGGCTCGCTGCGCTGCGACTGCAACGTGTCGATCCGGCCGAAAGGCCAGGTCGAGTTCGGCACCCGCTGCGAGATCAAGAACGTCAACTCGTTCCGCTTCATCGAGAAGGCGATCAACAGCGAGATCCAGCGCCAGATCGAACTGATCGAGGACGGCGGCAAGGTCATCCAGCAGACCCGCCTGTACGACCCGAACAAGGACGAGACCCGTCCGATGCGCAGCAAGGAAGAAGCCAACGACTACCGTTACTTCCCCGACCCGGACCTGCTGCCGGTGGTCATCGAGAATTCGTTCCTGGATGAAGTGCGCGCCACCCTGCCGGAACTGCCGCCACAGAAACGCGAGCGCTTCCAGGCGCAGTTCGGCCTGTCGAGCTATGACGCCAACGTCCTGGCCACCAGCCGCGAACAGGCCGATTACTTCGAGAAAGTCGTGAGCATCGGCGGCGACGCCAAGCTGGCGGCCAACTGGGTGATGGTCGAGTTGGGCAGCCTGTTGAACAAGCAGGGCCTGGAAATCGATGAGTCGCCGGTTTCGGCCGAGCAACTGGGCGGCATGTTGTTGCGGATCAAGGACAACACCATTTCCGGCAAGATCGCCAAGATGGTGTTCGAAGCCATGGCCAATGGTGAAGGCAGCGCCGACGAGATCATCGAGAAGCGCGGCTTGAAGCAGGTCACCGACACCGGTGCGATCAGCGCCGTGCTCGATGAAATGCTCGCGGCCAATGCCGAACAGGTCGAACAGTACCGTGCGGCAGACGAAGCCAAGCGCGGCAAGATGTTCGGTTTCTTCGTCGGCCAGGCCATGAAAGCGTCCAAGGGCAAGGCCAACCCGCAGCAAGTCAACGAACTGCTTAAAAGCAAGCTCGAAGGCTGA